The following coding sequences lie in one Colias croceus chromosome 1, ilColCroc2.1 genomic window:
- the LOC123705812 gene encoding uncharacterized protein LOC123705812, giving the protein MSKRGSEDTSLDFVLNKIRKLEKEVKRSRRERRNGFSLSSSSSSSTSSSSSRAPSPNQDETINHQETLVDEPPTSVTEVVEVITPDESENIDIQDILGVDPTVTLEYGPEIHKDVASRFAHIATTGLDKDTRKELSNKYLIPENCTSIAAPQLNPEIKGVLFDQVIKRDKAIEGRQKLMAVGITALGKIISTQLSSKDKNNDLIKELMDIGRIFCDIQHSDSECRRNFALYSVKKELKEQLSTTKIDKFLFGSNLLETVKTAKAITKSSSDLKPDAPKKPKSNPTPSTSGKPLNWKTRTPARRQPPGPRSRHQQPAAQSAPARGNSSQSYTQRPKPSRRH; this is encoded by the exons ATGTCGAAACGTGGTAGTGAAGATACGAGCTtagattttgttttaaacaaaataagaaaattagaAAAAGAAGTGAAGCGTTCACGCCGCGAAAGACGCAATGGTTTTTCACTTTCTTCATCTTCATCCTCAAGTACGTCGTCCTCGTCATCAAGAGCGCCTTCCCCTAATCAAGATGAAACAATTAATC ATCAAGAAACGCTTGTGGATGAACCACCAACGTCGGTTACAGAGGTTGTTGAGGTAATTACTCCCGACGAATCGGAAAATATAGACATCCAAGATATTTTGGGTGTCGATCCAACGGTGACCTTAGAATATGGACCAGAAATCCATAAAGACGTGGCAAGTCGATTCGCCCATATAGCTACCACAGGATTAGATAAAGACACTCGAAAAGAGCtgtctaataaatatttgattccTGAAAACTGCACCAGCATAGCTGCTCCTCAGCTTAACCCTGAGATCAAAGGAGTTCTCTTTGATCAAGTAATAAAACGAGATAAAGCGATTGAGGGTAGACAAAAATTAATGGCTGTTGGTATTACGGCTttgggaaaaattatttctaccCAGCTCAGTAGCAAAGACAAAAACAACGATCTTATAAAAGAACTCATGGACATCGGCCGTATATTTTGTGACATTCAACATTCGGATTCCGAATGTAGACGGAATTTCGCTCTTTACTCGGTCAAGAAAGAGTTGAAAGAACAATTATCTACGACAAAAATTGATAAGTTTCTTTTTGGAAGTAATCTTTTAGAAACCGTCAAGACGGCCAAAGCTATAACAAAATCCTCCTCTGATTTGAAACCTGACGCTCCAAAGAAGCCCAAGTCTAACCCAACACCTAGTACTTCTGGCAAGCCTTTAAACTGGAAAACGAGGACTCCGGCTCGCAGGCAGCCGCCGGGCCCTCGGTCGCGTCACCAGCAGCCTGCAGCGCAGAGCGCACCGGCTCGAGGGAACTCGTCGCAGAGCTACACACAGCGGCCGAAGCCCTCTCGCCGACATTAA